A genomic segment from Janthinobacterium sp. 64 encodes:
- the dnaG gene encoding DNA primase produces the protein MIPQSFISDLLNRVDIVDVVGRYVQLKKGGANFMGLCPFHSEKSPSFTVSPTKQFYHCFGCGAHGTSIGFLIEYSGMGFVDAVKDLAQNVGMVVPEADDKIPPAQRAQIQAQSMALSDAMTQACDYYRGQLRHAPEAIAYLKNRGLTGEVAARFGMGFAPGGWDNLRSVFPDYDVTALAEAGLVIDKVDEEGNNRKRYDRFRERIMFPIRNTKGQVIAFGGRVLDHGEPKYLNSPETPLFSKGFELYGLFEARQAIRDAGYVLVTEGYMDVVALAQMGFPQAVATLGTACTPTHVQKLLRQTDNVIFSFDGDKAGRRAARRALEASLAQVSDNKTIKFLFLPSEHDPDSYIREFGAEGFEQQVHEAMPLSQFLLKEVSGEHDLSEPEGRARVQFDAKPLLQLMAPSSLRLQIVRGLAQLTQSTPAEIEALFELAKPVAVARRAPPKSGRPVPVGLELKIMRMLVAHPPLSLRIDEAALTAFQHLGPDAAHSLGQLVAVGQALGEHGSFAALAQQLKELGSEYDEIIGEIAAGTESDYDSELSWLVSTIREIKLNALKAELQQLFASGLPSEKIGVRYREITQEQGELERERDAELVNR, from the coding sequence GTGATACCTCAATCCTTCATTTCCGATTTGCTCAACCGCGTCGATATCGTCGATGTCGTGGGCCGCTATGTGCAACTGAAAAAAGGTGGCGCCAATTTCATGGGCTTGTGCCCGTTCCACAGTGAAAAATCGCCCAGCTTTACCGTCAGCCCCACCAAGCAGTTCTATCACTGCTTCGGCTGTGGCGCGCATGGCACCTCGATCGGCTTTCTGATCGAATACTCGGGCATGGGCTTTGTCGACGCCGTCAAGGACCTGGCGCAGAACGTGGGCATGGTCGTGCCGGAAGCCGATGACAAGATCCCGCCGGCCCAGCGCGCGCAGATCCAGGCGCAAAGCATGGCCCTGTCCGACGCCATGACGCAGGCGTGCGATTACTACCGTGGCCAATTGCGCCACGCGCCGGAAGCCATCGCCTACCTCAAAAACCGGGGCTTGACGGGCGAAGTGGCCGCTCGCTTCGGCATGGGTTTTGCGCCCGGCGGATGGGATAATTTACGTTCCGTCTTCCCCGATTACGACGTGACGGCCCTGGCCGAGGCCGGTCTCGTGATCGACAAGGTCGATGAAGAGGGTAATAACCGCAAGCGCTATGACCGTTTCCGCGAGCGCATCATGTTCCCGATTCGCAATACCAAAGGGCAAGTGATCGCCTTTGGCGGCCGCGTGCTCGACCATGGCGAACCGAAATACCTGAACTCGCCAGAAACCCCCTTGTTTTCCAAGGGATTCGAACTATATGGGCTGTTCGAGGCGCGCCAGGCCATCCGCGACGCCGGCTACGTGCTGGTGACGGAGGGTTACATGGATGTGGTGGCGCTGGCGCAGATGGGTTTCCCGCAAGCGGTAGCCACCCTGGGCACGGCGTGCACGCCCACCCACGTGCAAAAACTGCTGCGCCAGACCGATAACGTGATTTTCAGCTTCGATGGCGACAAGGCCGGCCGCCGCGCCGCCCGCCGCGCGCTGGAAGCGAGCCTGGCCCAAGTGTCGGACAATAAAACCATCAAATTCCTGTTCCTGCCATCGGAACACGATCCGGACAGCTATATCCGCGAATTCGGCGCCGAGGGGTTTGAACAGCAAGTGCATGAAGCCATGCCGCTGTCACAGTTTTTGCTGAAAGAAGTGTCTGGCGAGCATGATTTGTCGGAACCGGAAGGGCGCGCCCGCGTGCAGTTCGACGCCAAGCCCCTGCTGCAGTTGATGGCACCGTCGTCCCTGCGCCTGCAGATCGTGCGCGGCCTGGCGCAGCTGACGCAGTCCACGCCGGCCGAGATCGAAGCCCTGTTCGAGCTGGCGAAACCCGTTGCCGTGGCGCGCCGCGCGCCGCCGAAATCGGGCCGCCCCGTGCCTGTCGGGCTGGAATTGAAGATCATGCGCATGCTGGTCGCGCATCCGCCCCTGAGCCTGCGCATCGACGAAGCCGCTCTCACCGCTTTCCAGCACCTGGGGCCCGATGCGGCCCACAGCCTGGGGCAGCTGGTGGCCGTGGGCCAGGCGCTGGGCGAGCACGGCAGTTTTGCCGCGCTGGCGCAGCAATTGAAGGAGCTGGGCAGCGAATACGACGAGATCATCGGCGAGATCGCGGCCGGCACGGAATCCGATTACGACAGCGAATTGTCGTGGCTGGTAAGCACCATCCGCGAGATCAAATTGAATGCCTTGAAGGCGGAATTGCAGCAATTGTTTGCGTCGGGTTTGCCATCGGAGAAAATTGGTGTACGCTACCGCGAAATCACGCAGGAGCAAGGCGAGTTGGAGCGTGAGCGCGATGCCGAGTTGGTGAATCGCTAA
- the rpsU gene encoding 30S ribosomal protein S21 yields MTTIRLKENEPFEVAMRRFKRTIEKTGLLTELRAREFYEKPTAERKRKLAAAVKRHYKRIRSQQLPKKLF; encoded by the coding sequence ATGACCACTATTCGCCTTAAAGAAAACGAGCCGTTCGAAGTCGCAATGCGTCGCTTCAAACGCACCATCGAAAAAACGGGTCTGCTGACCGAATTGCGCGCACGCGAATTCTACGAAAAGCCAACAGCTGAGCGCAAGCGCAAGCTGGCAGCTGCTGTCAAGCGTCATTACAAACGCATCCGCAGCCAACAACTGCCGAAAAAATTATTCTAA
- the tsaD gene encoding tRNA (adenosine(37)-N6)-threonylcarbamoyltransferase complex transferase subunit TsaD, producing the protein MIVLGVESSCDETGLALYDTQRGLLSHALYSQVAMHEQYGGVVPELASRDHIRRAIPLLDETLAKAGITLPEIDAIAYTQGPGLAGALLVGSSVACSLGLAINKPVLGIHHLEGHLLSPLLASEPPEFPFIALLVSGGHTQLMRVDGVGQYTMLGETLDDAAGEAFDKSAKLLGLGYPGGPAISRLAEFGDPLAYKLPRPMLHSKDFNFSFSGLKTAVLTVVKNHEEKVIANICEQDKANIARGFVDAIVDVLTAKCVAALKHTGLKRLVIAGGVGANAQLRASLNAAAAKKRFKVYYPELEFCTDNGAMIAFAGAMRLQINPEAAKHDYSFNVRPRWPLDEIREV; encoded by the coding sequence ATGATTGTTCTTGGCGTCGAATCCTCCTGTGACGAAACCGGCCTGGCCTTGTACGACACGCAGCGCGGCCTGCTGTCGCACGCCCTCTATTCGCAAGTGGCCATGCACGAGCAATATGGCGGCGTCGTGCCGGAACTGGCGTCGCGCGACCATATCCGCCGCGCCATCCCGCTGCTCGATGAAACGCTGGCGAAGGCCGGCATCACCCTGCCCGAGATCGATGCCATCGCCTACACGCAAGGCCCGGGCTTGGCCGGCGCGCTGCTGGTGGGGTCCTCCGTTGCCTGCAGCCTTGGCCTGGCCATCAACAAGCCGGTGCTGGGCATCCACCACCTGGAAGGCCATCTGCTGTCGCCGTTACTGGCGTCCGAGCCGCCGGAATTCCCCTTCATCGCGCTGCTGGTGTCGGGCGGCCACACGCAGCTGATGCGCGTCGACGGCGTGGGCCAGTACACGATGCTGGGCGAAACCTTGGATGATGCGGCCGGCGAAGCGTTCGACAAGTCGGCCAAGCTGCTGGGACTCGGTTATCCGGGCGGCCCCGCCATTTCGCGCCTGGCCGAATTCGGCGACCCGCTGGCGTATAAACTGCCACGCCCGATGCTGCACTCGAAGGATTTCAACTTCAGCTTTTCCGGCCTGAAGACGGCCGTGCTGACGGTGGTGAAGAACCATGAAGAAAAAGTCATCGCGAACATCTGCGAACAGGACAAGGCGAATATCGCGCGCGGCTTCGTCGACGCCATCGTCGACGTGCTGACGGCCAAATGCGTGGCTGCCCTCAAGCACACGGGCTTGAAACGCCTGGTGATCGCCGGCGGCGTGGGCGCCAACGCGCAGCTGCGCGCTTCGCTCAATGCGGCCGCCGCCAAGAAACGTTTCAAGGTGTATTACCCGGAGCTGGAATTCTGTACCGACAACGGCGCCATGATCGCCTTTGCCGGCGCCATGCGCCTGCAAATCAATCCCGAAGCCGCCAAGCACGATTACTCGTTCAACGTGCGCCCGCGCTGGCCGCTGGACGAGATCCGCGAAGTTTAA
- a CDS encoding FxDxF family PEP-CTERM protein — protein sequence MKRLIAAAAVALLSTSAFASTPVLSNGGFENNTVGGGYVYGDVAPGWSFTGRAGVSASYTAWNGVAQEGNAFAFLQNTASVSQSFVSAGAANYTFAFNLALRPGYDQGQSVTVSLDGTQLGQYGVSSTGWTSFNVNALNIGAGSHTLSFAGTNPGNARDTSAFLDGVSMNVSAVPEPGTYAMLLAGLGLLGFMARRRKMAV from the coding sequence ATGAAACGCCTGATCGCCGCCGCTGCAGTTGCCCTGCTCAGCACCAGCGCCTTTGCCAGCACGCCCGTGCTGAGCAATGGCGGTTTTGAAAACAATACCGTCGGTGGCGGCTATGTCTATGGCGACGTGGCGCCGGGCTGGAGCTTCACGGGCAGAGCCGGCGTGTCGGCCAGCTATACGGCATGGAATGGCGTGGCGCAAGAGGGAAATGCCTTTGCCTTCCTGCAAAACACGGCATCGGTCTCGCAAAGCTTCGTCAGCGCAGGCGCGGCCAATTACACCTTTGCCTTCAACCTGGCGCTGCGCCCTGGTTACGACCAGGGGCAGTCCGTGACGGTCAGTCTGGACGGCACGCAGCTGGGCCAGTATGGCGTGAGCAGCACGGGCTGGACCAGCTTCAATGTGAACGCACTCAATATCGGCGCAGGCAGCCATACCTTGAGCTTTGCCGGCACCAATCCGGGCAATGCCCGCGATACCTCGGCTTTCCTGGACGGCGTCAGCATGAATGTCAGCGCCGTGCCGGAACCCGGCACGTATGCCATGCTGCTGGCTGGCCTGGGTCTGCTGGGTTTCATGGCGCGCCGCCGCAAGATGGCCGTTTAA
- a CDS encoding NAD(P)/FAD-dependent oxidoreductase, with protein MAKQFDVAVIGAGAAGMMCAAVAAQQGKRVVLIDHAAKLAEKIRISGGGRCNFTNINATPQNFLSENPHFCKSALSRYTPQDFLALVKKYRIGYHEKHKGQQFCNESAEQIIDMLKDECAAGGVHWRMPCKIDNVVQQDGGGFVLQTDGGDIETASIVIATGGLSIPKIGATDFAYRIAKQFNLMMVEPRPALVPLTFDAASWAPFAELSGIALEVDVETGSLKGRKATGARFREDLLFTHRGLSGPAILQISSYWLPGEPIVINLLPEVDVAQTLIEGKGTLKKQLGNIVAQWLPQRLADCLLAVNGLAADARIADMPDAQLRKLGQAINAWSIVPNGSEGYRKAEVTRGGIDTRELSQQTMMANKVPGLYFIGEAVDVTGWLGGYNFQWAWASGVAAGIALQ; from the coding sequence ATGGCAAAACAATTTGATGTGGCAGTGATCGGCGCGGGCGCGGCCGGCATGATGTGTGCGGCGGTTGCCGCCCAGCAAGGCAAGCGCGTGGTGTTGATCGATCACGCGGCCAAGCTGGCCGAAAAGATCCGCATCTCCGGTGGTGGACGGTGTAATTTCACCAATATTAACGCCACCCCGCAAAATTTCCTCTCGGAGAATCCGCATTTCTGCAAAAGCGCGCTGTCGCGCTACACGCCGCAGGATTTCCTCGCGCTGGTGAAAAAATACCGGATCGGCTACCACGAGAAGCACAAGGGCCAGCAATTCTGCAATGAATCGGCCGAGCAGATCATCGACATGCTCAAGGACGAGTGCGCCGCTGGCGGCGTGCACTGGCGCATGCCGTGCAAGATCGACAATGTTGTCCAGCAAGATGGCGGCGGCTTCGTGCTGCAGACCGATGGCGGCGACATCGAGACGGCCAGCATCGTCATCGCCACGGGCGGCCTGTCGATCCCGAAGATCGGCGCCACGGATTTTGCCTACCGCATTGCCAAGCAATTCAACTTGATGATGGTCGAGCCGCGCCCGGCCCTGGTGCCGCTGACGTTCGATGCAGCCAGCTGGGCGCCGTTCGCGGAATTGTCCGGCATCGCGCTGGAAGTGGATGTGGAGACGGGTAGCCTGAAAGGCCGCAAGGCAACGGGTGCGCGTTTCCGCGAGGATTTGCTGTTCACGCATCGCGGCCTGTCGGGTCCGGCGATTCTGCAGATTTCCAGCTACTGGCTGCCGGGCGAGCCCATCGTCATCAACCTGCTGCCGGAAGTGGACGTGGCGCAGACCTTGATCGAAGGCAAGGGTACCCTGAAGAAGCAGCTGGGCAATATCGTTGCGCAATGGCTGCCGCAGCGCCTGGCTGACTGCTTGCTGGCCGTCAACGGCCTGGCAGCGGATGCGCGCATCGCCGACATGCCCGACGCGCAGCTGCGCAAGCTGGGGCAGGCCATCAATGCCTGGTCCATCGTGCCGAACGGTTCCGAAGGCTACCGCAAGGCGGAAGTGACGCGGGGCGGCATCGACACGCGCGAACTGTCGCAGCAGACCATGATGGCCAACAAGGTGCCGGGCCTGTACTTCATCGGCGAAGCGGTCGACGTGACGGGCTGGCTGGGTGGCTACAACTTCCAGTGGGCCTGGGCCTCGGGCGTGGCGGCAGGAATTGCCTTGCAGTAA
- the rpoD gene encoding RNA polymerase sigma factor RpoD gives MPIKKPESKAAAKPTKVTTKAEKALDRPEARVTSAPVVSQTTDAATLAAIDTSGYVLPSVKVPGRRGRKPKEFQPENDEVAALNAVERAELKAVDKAKAKDRKAKERALLKDAFSSDTEASEEELERRRQKLKTLIKFGKERGFLTYAEINDHLPENIVDPEAIEGIIGTFNDMGIAVYEHAPDAETLLLSDNVAVVTSDDEAEAAAEAALSTVDSDFGRTTDPVRMYMREMGSVELLTREGEIEIAKRIEDGLKDMIQAISACPVTIAEIIAAADRIANEEIKIDEIVDGLVDENEPVAAAPVVAAPVEEDEEEGEAEEEEEEEEEEASASGAAGFSAEQLETLKRTALEKFAVISQQFDKMRRAFEKEGYNSKPYAKAQEAISQELLGIRFTAKVVEKLCDTLRGQVDEVRHIEKQILDVAVNRCGMPRAHFIKVFPGNETNLDWVDGEVNAGHAYSAILGRNIPTVKELQQRLIDLQARVVLPLPDLRNINRQMAAGEMKARKAKREMTEANLRLVISIAKKYTNRGLQFLDLIQEGNIGLMKAVDKFEYRRGYKFSTYATWWIRQAITRSIADQARTIRIPVHMIETINKMNRISRQILQETGAEPDPATLAIKMEMPEDKIRKIMKIAKEPISMETPIGDDDDSHLGDFIEDNNTLAPADAALHASMRGVVKDVLDSLTPREAKVLRMRFGIEMSTDHTLEEVGKQFDVTRERIRQIEAKALRKLRHPSRSDKLKSFLEGN, from the coding sequence GTGCCAATCAAGAAACCCGAATCCAAAGCGGCTGCAAAGCCCACTAAAGTTACCACGAAAGCCGAAAAGGCGCTCGACCGGCCAGAAGCGCGCGTGACCAGCGCGCCCGTGGTCAGCCAGACCACCGACGCCGCCACCCTGGCCGCGATCGATACGTCCGGTTATGTCTTGCCTTCGGTAAAAGTGCCAGGCCGCCGCGGCCGCAAGCCAAAAGAATTTCAGCCAGAAAATGATGAAGTCGCCGCCCTGAACGCCGTCGAGCGGGCCGAACTGAAGGCCGTCGACAAGGCCAAGGCCAAGGACCGCAAGGCAAAAGAGCGCGCGCTGCTGAAAGACGCCTTCTCGTCCGACACGGAAGCGAGCGAGGAAGAACTCGAGCGCCGGCGCCAGAAACTCAAGACCCTGATCAAGTTCGGCAAGGAACGCGGTTTCCTGACCTACGCGGAAATCAACGATCACTTGCCTGAAAACATCGTCGATCCGGAAGCCATCGAAGGCATCATCGGTACCTTCAATGACATGGGCATCGCCGTCTACGAACACGCGCCCGATGCGGAAACGTTGTTGCTGTCCGATAACGTTGCCGTCGTCACCAGCGACGACGAGGCGGAAGCGGCGGCCGAGGCCGCATTGTCGACCGTCGATTCCGATTTCGGCCGCACCACCGATCCCGTGCGCATGTACATGCGTGAAATGGGCTCGGTCGAGCTGCTGACGCGCGAAGGCGAGATCGAAATTGCCAAGCGCATCGAAGATGGCTTGAAAGACATGATCCAGGCCATTTCCGCCTGTCCTGTGACGATCGCCGAGATCATCGCCGCCGCCGACCGCATCGCCAACGAAGAGATCAAGATCGACGAAATCGTCGACGGCCTCGTCGATGAAAATGAGCCGGTCGCCGCCGCGCCTGTCGTCGCCGCCCCCGTCGAAGAAGACGAGGAAGAAGGCGAAGCGGAAGAAGAGGAAGAAGAAGAGGAAGAAGAAGCGAGCGCTTCGGGCGCGGCCGGCTTCTCCGCCGAGCAGCTGGAAACCCTGAAACGCACGGCGCTGGAAAAATTCGCCGTCATTTCGCAGCAGTTCGACAAGATGCGCCGCGCTTTCGAAAAAGAAGGCTACAACTCCAAGCCCTACGCCAAGGCGCAAGAAGCCATTTCGCAAGAATTGCTGGGCATCCGCTTCACGGCCAAGGTCGTGGAAAAGCTGTGCGACACCCTGCGCGGCCAGGTCGACGAGGTGCGCCACATCGAGAAGCAGATCCTCGACGTGGCAGTGAACCGCTGCGGCATGCCGCGCGCCCACTTCATCAAGGTCTTCCCGGGCAATGAAACCAACCTCGACTGGGTCGATGGCGAAGTCAACGCAGGACACGCGTACAGCGCCATCCTGGGCCGCAACATTCCGACCGTCAAGGAACTGCAGCAACGCCTGATCGACCTGCAGGCGCGGGTTGTGCTGCCGCTGCCAGACTTGCGCAACATCAACCGTCAGATGGCGGCCGGTGAAATGAAGGCGCGCAAGGCCAAGCGCGAAATGACGGAGGCCAACTTGCGCCTGGTTATTTCGATCGCCAAGAAATACACGAACCGCGGCCTGCAATTCCTCGATCTGATCCAGGAAGGCAACATCGGCCTGATGAAGGCCGTCGACAAGTTCGAGTACCGCCGCGGCTACAAGTTCTCGACGTATGCCACCTGGTGGATCCGCCAGGCCATCACGCGCTCGATCGCCGACCAGGCGCGCACGATCCGCATTCCCGTGCACATGATCGAGACGATCAACAAGATGAACCGCATCTCGCGCCAGATCCTGCAGGAAACGGGCGCGGAACCCGATCCGGCCACCCTGGCGATCAAGATGGAGATGCCCGAGGACAAGATCCGCAAGATCATGAAAATCGCCAAGGAACCGATCTCGATGGAAACGCCGATCGGCGACGACGACGACTCCCACCTGGGCGACTTCATCGAGGACAACAACACCCTGGCGCCGGCCGACGCAGCGCTGCATGCGTCCATG
- a CDS encoding nitrite reductase (NAD(P)H) small subunit produces MPEQWKMICRLKDMPQAGARMVQRGLAWQDLPGVALFRAVDDTVYALLDTVPCLGGPLAHGVLMQKNLMGPKNSWIIELDSGRLVAPVQGMARLYAVRILDGRIYLDVNELNIPASKAEQALAGSFAVLPHVQMA; encoded by the coding sequence ATGCCGGAACAATGGAAAATGATTTGCCGCCTGAAGGACATGCCGCAGGCGGGCGCGCGCATGGTGCAGCGGGGACTGGCGTGGCAGGACTTGCCGGGCGTGGCGCTGTTTCGCGCGGTGGACGACACGGTGTACGCGCTGCTCGATACAGTGCCTTGCCTGGGCGGCCCGCTGGCGCACGGGGTGCTGATGCAGAAAAACCTGATGGGGCCGAAGAACAGCTGGATCATCGAGCTCGATTCGGGCCGCCTGGTGGCGCCCGTGCAGGGCATGGCGCGTCTGTACGCCGTGCGCATCCTGGACGGGCGCATCTACCTGGACGTCAATGAACTCAATATCCCGGCCAGCAAGGCGGAACAGGCGCTGGCGGGATCGTTCGCCGTGCTGCCGCATGTGCAGATGGCATAG
- a CDS encoding GatB/YqeY domain-containing protein yields MSLKEQITEDMKNAMRAKEAGKLGTIRLLLAEIKRKEVDERIELTDAHVTAIVEKMIKQRKDSITQFEAGGRADLADIEKAELVHLAGYMPAGLSDEEVAAEVAAAVAASGAAGPQDMGKVMAIVKPKLAGRADMTVVSALVKKALTPAA; encoded by the coding sequence ATGAGCTTGAAAGAACAAATTACCGAAGACATGAAAAACGCCATGCGCGCCAAGGAAGCGGGCAAGCTGGGCACGATTCGCCTGTTGCTGGCAGAAATCAAGCGCAAGGAAGTCGACGAGCGCATCGAATTGACGGATGCCCACGTGACGGCCATCGTGGAAAAGATGATCAAGCAGCGCAAGGATTCGATCACCCAGTTCGAAGCCGGTGGCCGTGCCGACCTGGCCGACATTGAAAAAGCCGAACTGGTGCACCTGGCGGGCTACATGCCTGCCGGCCTGTCGGATGAAGAAGTGGCGGCCGAAGTGGCTGCCGCCGTGGCCGCCTCGGGCGCCGCCGGTCCGCAAGACATGGGCAAGGTCATGGCCATCGTCAAGCCGAAGCTGGCCGGTCGCGCCGACATGACCGTGGTGTCCGCCTTGGTCAAGAAAGCCCTGACGCCAGCAGCGTAA
- the ybiB gene encoding DNA-binding protein YbiB → MTTVSIPHTDVAGEPFPAARFIKEIGRGKNGARSMTRMDACALYRAMLEGRVSDLELGGILLSMRIKGESVDEIAGFLDAAEASFAPLAALAGEYAPIIIPSYNGARKMANLTALLALLLARAGAPVLVHGVTSDPGRITTAEVLAALGVPASKDHAQAEAAMARGQAAFLPIASLAPRLSWMLSLRRVLGVRNSTHTLVKIMQPFAGPALRLVSYTHPEYLEMLGEYFLTASDPARGDAFLMRGTEGETVANANKAQQIDWFHGAERTVLVEKQLLVEELPHLPAERDATTTAAWIAAVLRGEVPVPPSIAGQVEQCLMASRQIAARPR, encoded by the coding sequence ATGACGACTGTTTCCATCCCCCATACCGATGTGGCCGGTGAGCCATTCCCCGCTGCACGTTTCATCAAAGAAATAGGACGCGGCAAGAACGGCGCGCGCAGCATGACGCGCATGGATGCCTGCGCCCTGTACCGCGCCATGCTTGAGGGCCGCGTGTCGGACCTGGAGCTGGGCGGCATTTTGTTATCGATGCGTATCAAGGGTGAGTCCGTGGACGAGATCGCCGGTTTCCTCGACGCTGCCGAAGCCTCGTTCGCTCCGCTGGCCGCGCTGGCCGGCGAGTACGCACCGATCATCATTCCCAGCTACAACGGGGCGCGCAAAATGGCGAACTTGACGGCCTTGCTGGCGCTGCTGCTGGCGCGCGCGGGCGCCCCCGTGCTCGTGCATGGCGTGACGAGCGACCCGGGCCGCATCACGACGGCCGAAGTACTGGCCGCGCTGGGCGTGCCCGCTTCCAAGGACCATGCGCAAGCCGAAGCCGCCATGGCGCGCGGGCAAGCCGCCTTCCTGCCCATAGCATCGCTGGCGCCGCGCTTATCTTGGATGCTGTCGCTGCGGCGCGTACTGGGCGTGCGCAATTCCACGCATACGCTGGTGAAGATCATGCAGCCGTTCGCCGGCCCGGCCCTGCGCCTGGTGTCGTACACGCATCCCGAATACCTGGAAATGCTCGGTGAGTATTTCCTGACGGCCTCTGATCCCGCGCGCGGCGATGCCTTCCTGATGCGCGGCACGGAAGGCGAGACGGTGGCCAATGCCAACAAGGCGCAGCAGATCGACTGGTTCCATGGCGCTGAGCGCACGGTGCTGGTAGAAAAGCAATTGCTGGTGGAAGAGTTGCCGCATTTGCCGGCCGAGCGCGACGCAACCACCACGGCAGCCTGGATTGCCGCCGTGTTGCGCGGCGAGGTGCCCGTGCCGCCGTCGATCGCCGGGCAGGTGGAGCAATGCCTGATGGCATCGCGGCAGATTGCAGCACGGCCGCGCTAG
- the eutC gene encoding ethanolamine ammonia-lyase subunit EutC: protein MDEKSPWLALRAHTAARIALGRRGVSVPTSAQLAFQLAHAQARDAVHLALDGEALARDLAAQGQDCVPLHSAAATRADYLQRPDLGRRLDDVSRARLAGGSKGIDLALVAADGLSALAVQRHAAPFLAALRERLAREAWTLSPLHIVAQGRVAIGDEVGELVKARAVLMLIGERPGLSSPDSLGLYLTWAPKVGLLDERRNCISNVRPEGLAYAQAAYRLHYLLSQAFTRQLSGVALKDETVEEGSVAAGRNFLLAK, encoded by the coding sequence ATGGACGAGAAAAGCCCGTGGCTGGCCCTGCGCGCGCATACGGCGGCGCGCATCGCATTGGGACGGCGCGGCGTCAGCGTGCCGACCAGCGCGCAGCTGGCGTTCCAGCTGGCCCACGCGCAGGCGCGCGACGCCGTGCATCTGGCGCTCGATGGCGAAGCCCTGGCACGCGACTTGGCAGCGCAAGGGCAAGACTGCGTGCCGCTGCACAGCGCCGCCGCCACGCGCGCCGACTATCTGCAGCGGCCCGATCTGGGGCGCCGGCTCGACGACGTTTCACGCGCGCGGCTGGCCGGAGGTAGCAAGGGAATCGACCTGGCCCTGGTGGCGGCCGACGGCCTGTCGGCGCTTGCCGTGCAGCGCCACGCGGCGCCGTTCCTGGCCGCCTTGCGCGAGCGGCTGGCGCGGGAAGCGTGGACGCTGTCGCCGCTGCACATCGTGGCGCAGGGACGGGTAGCCATCGGTGACGAGGTGGGAGAGTTGGTGAAAGCGCGCGCTGTGCTGATGCTGATCGGCGAGCGGCCGGGCTTGAGTTCCCCGGACAGCCTGGGCCTGTACCTGACGTGGGCGCCCAAAGTGGGCTTGCTGGACGAGCGCCGCAACTGCATTTCGAACGTGCGCCCCGAGGGGCTGGCGTATGCGCAGGCGGCGTACCGGCTGCATTATCTGCTGTCGCAGGCCTTTACAAGGCAGCTGTCGGGCGTGGCATTGAAGGATGAAACGGTGGAAGAGGGTAGCGTGGCTGCGGGGCGGAATTTTTTGCTGGCGAAGTAG
- a CDS encoding 3-deoxy-7-phosphoheptulonate synthase, translating into MNTPDIENINVTSFAPMPTPAELHARLPLSESAFDTVSRGREALRNIIDRKDQRLFVVVGPCSIHDPVAGLDYARRLKALQEEVKDTMLLVMRVYFEKPRTTTGWKGYINDPYMDDSFKVNEGMEKARQFLLDVCELGLPTATEALDPISPQYLGDLIAWTAIGARTTESQTHREMSSGLSTPVGFKNGTDGDISIAVNAILSSAHPHSFLGINAEGNVAIVRTRGNAYGHVVLRGGDGRPNYDSVSIAIAEQALAKAKLPANLVVDCSHANSYKKPELQPLVMGDVVNQIRQGNRSLVGVMIESNIVGGNQKIPQDLSQLTYGCSVTDGCIDWDTTATMLRDAHAHLLNRPK; encoded by the coding sequence ATGAATACGCCAGACATCGAAAATATCAACGTCACCTCTTTCGCGCCCATGCCGACACCGGCCGAACTGCACGCCAGACTGCCCCTGTCGGAGAGCGCCTTCGACACCGTCAGCCGCGGCCGCGAAGCGCTGCGCAACATCATCGACCGCAAGGACCAGCGCCTGTTCGTCGTCGTCGGGCCATGCTCGATCCACGACCCCGTCGCCGGCCTCGATTACGCGCGCCGCCTGAAAGCGCTGCAAGAGGAAGTCAAGGATACGATGCTGCTGGTGATGCGCGTGTATTTCGAAAAACCGCGTACCACCACGGGCTGGAAAGGCTACATCAACGACCCGTACATGGACGATTCGTTCAAGGTCAACGAAGGCATGGAAAAGGCGCGCCAGTTCCTGCTCGACGTGTGCGAACTTGGCCTGCCCACGGCCACCGAAGCGCTGGACCCGATCTCGCCGCAATACCTGGGCGACCTGATCGCCTGGACGGCCATCGGCGCGCGCACGACGGAATCGCAGACGCACCGCGAAATGTCGTCCGGCCTGTCGACGCCCGTCGGCTTCAAGAACGGCACCGATGGCGACATCAGCATCGCCGTGAACGCGATTTTGTCGTCGGCGCACCCGCACTCCTTCCTCGGCATTAACGCCGAAGGCAATGTCGCCATCGTGCGCACGCGCGGCAACGCGTACGGCCACGTGGTGCTGCGCGGCGGCGACGGCCGTCCGAACTACGATTCGGTCTCGATCGCCATCGCCGAACAGGCGCTGGCCAAGGCCAAGCTGCCGGCCAACCTGGTGGTCGACTGCTCGCACGCGAACAGCTACAAAAAGCCGGAACTGCAGCCGCTGGTGATGGGCGACGTGGTCAACCAGATCCGCCAGGGCAACCGCTCGCTGGTGGGCGTGATGATCGAATCGAACATCGTCGGCGGCAACCAGAAGATCCCGCAAGACCTGTCGCAACTGACCTACGGCTGCTCCGTCACCGACGGCTGCATCGACTGGGACACGACGGCCACCATGCTGCGCGATGCGCATGCGCACCTGCTGAACCGCCCGAAGTAA